In Brassica rapa cultivar Chiifu-401-42 unplaced genomic scaffold, CAAS_Brap_v3.01 Scaffold0670, whole genome shotgun sequence, one DNA window encodes the following:
- the LOC117130715 gene encoding uncharacterized protein LOC117130715 translates to MREEMDVVKAMGTQILAFTQAFTSFVNSSVGQMTPAQSMVQETQRAARTAGTSAGVARAAVQVARTAARTAEDRATVEAEVMEITPAACPVRRVDYLSLLAHISKLGTKQFAGSSDPIEAEEWRSRLARNFSSTRCPEEYKKDIVVHFREGDAHNWWLALDKRTNGTIERFSDFEVEFNHKYFPAEAWDRLESQFLDLTQGRMTVREYEEKFNRLRRYVGKELEKRRYRYVGLFEA, encoded by the coding sequence ATGCGCGAGGAGATGGATGTGGTTAAGGCCATGGGCACTCAGATATTAGCTTTCACGCAGGCATTTACCTCTTTTGTGAACTCATCGGTTGGCCAGATGACCCCAGCTCAGTCCATGGTTCAGGAAACTCAGAGAGCAGCTAGGACAGCTGGGACATCAGCTGGTGTAGCTCGTGCAGCTGTACAAGTAGCTCGAACAGCTGCCAGGACAGCCGAGGACCGAGCTACGGTCGAAGCTGAGGTAATGGAGATCACTCCAGCAGCTTGTCCAGttaggagagtggattacttgagccttctagctcacatctccaagctgggtacgaagcagtttgctggtagttctgatcccattgaggcagaagagtggaggagcagattggctcggaatttcagctcaactcgttgcccaGAGGAGTACAAGAAGGACATTGTGGTTCACTTCCGGGAAGGTGACGcacataactggtggttagcGCTGGACAAACGCACCAATGGGACAATTGAGCGGTTCTCAGACTTTGAGGTGGAGTTCAACCACAAATACTTCCCGGCTGaagcttgggaccgtctggagtCTCAGTTCCTAGACTTGACTCAAGGACGCATGAcagtacgtgagtacgaagagaagttcaaccggctcagacgataTGTGGGCAAGGAGTTGGAGAAGAGACGGTACAGATACGTAGGTTTGTTCGAGGCCTAA